The stretch of DNA ATCTATTGTTCCCTTGGCAATTAGCACTGTCAGGTTTCCAGCAGATTTTCTTCCGGTTCGACCCTTTCTCTGCACAAATCTGATAGAGCTTGGAACATTGTCAAAGAAAATGACATCATTTACCTCTGAAATGTCAAGGCCTTCTTCACCCACACGAGTTGCAATCAATACCTGATATTTTCCGTCTCGGAATTTTTGCACCGTTTCTACCTGTTGTTTTTGTTTGAGGCCTGTCTCACCTGCCTTGCCAATCAAAAATCCGGCAGACACTCCAAGATTCACCAGCTTGTCGTGTATGATCTCAACAGAATCCCGGTAGCTTGTAAACACGATTGCGCGGCCTGACAACCCTTTGATGATTTCGGCAAGCTTGACAATTTTGCTATGCTCTATTCCTTTTTTCTGTGCATCTTTGGCATATGCCAGTGCACGAATAAAATTAGAATCATTCTCAAACAGATCCTTTATTCCTACTCCCTTCTTTTCTCGTGTTCTATCACAGAATCTCAAAAATGACGTCACTCCATGAGATTCCAAAATGTTCAGGGCATAGTGCAGTCGTATTGCAGTAAACAGCGGTTTTGCCGCCCGCCTGTTTTGCCGTATCACAAAATCCCTGGCTCGCAATAATTGCGACAGTGAAACATTGGCAGACAACCGCAATCCGCATTTTGTTAATTCATGGTGTCGCACTTCCAAAGCTTTTCTCAGGTAGAATTGGACTTCTTTCATTTCTTGAGGTAGGTCAACTTTGACCCAGTTTGTGTTTGTTTTCTGTATGTGTGGCGCAACATCAGGGCTGTCTTCTGTTTTTTGTGCAACATTTGCAATACGCAACGTTGTGATGATTTCCGTTGCCTTGTCTTTTTCAGCAGGGAGAGTGGCAGTCATGCCCATAATGCGCACGTTTTTGCCTGCAAATCTTTGCGCTATGCCAGAATACGCATAGTCACCTATGGTGCGGTGCGCCTCATCAAATATCACCAAAGAAAACTGGTCTACTGATACTATTCCTCTGTCTAGATCATTTTTTGTAATTTCTGGCGTGGCGCAAATGACAGAGTTTGCCCAGGATTTCTTTCGTTTTGCTAGCGTGTCTTCGCCTGTCAACAATCCAATATCATCCAGATTCAAATTATTTTTTAGAAATTCATAATGCTGGTTTGTCAAGACACGAGTTGGTGCCAAAAACAAAACTCCGCCAGTACCACGAGACAAGTATTCTGCTATTACTTGTAATGCCACCGTGGTCTTGCCAAGGCCTGTGGGCAATACGATCAAACAGTTCTCAGATTTTGCCTGATTTGCCAGTGAGACCTGGTATTCGCGGGACTCGACTTGGTTTGGCTTGATGAATTTATGAGTAATGTATTCTGTCAAACAACAATGATTTTGCGATCTTTGAATTTTATAGTTTCGAGTCACTAAATGCAATCCAGAGGTTAATTCTGAATGAAACAATGGATCGACCTAAATATTGAATTATCGCACCATGATTCATGTGTGCAAGCTTTGAGCGCCCTAGCTGGGATGAATACTTTATGCTACAGGCAGAGCTTGCCAAGCTTCGATCCAACTGCATGACGCGCCAAGTTGGAGCAGTAATTGTTAGAAATAATCGCCAAATCGCAACAGGATACAACGGAACGCCGCCAGGCGTAAAGAATTGTTTTGAGGGAGGATGCAAGCGGTGCCAGCTTAGGATGGAAGGCAAAATCGAATCCGGCGCATCACTTGATAGATGTCTGTGTAACCATGCAGAGGCAAATGCGATAATGCACTGTGCCATAATGGGAATAGAGGCAGGAACCAAGGACGCTACGCTATACACGACGTTTGTTCCGTGCCTGGAATGCTCCAAGATGGCAATCACCATAGGTGTAAAAAGAATAGTGTGCTTGGATACATACCCGGAAACGGATTATGACCTAATGAATGATGCAGGAATTGAAATCATAAGATTGGACAAAAAAAAGGTTCAACGCTGGGCATCCACATTACTAGATGAGCCAAAGCGGTAATGGATAATGCAAGTACAAGAACAGACACTAAAAACACTTGGCCCATCACTTTTGGTTTCAGCAACATATGACAACCAAAAACAAGCAGCAATTCTGAAATTCTATGATCCGCAATCACAAAAAGTGATTTTATGGGCAGATGAAATTGGCCATAAACCATATTGTTACTCTAAATTACATCCAGAGGAGCTATCGTTTCTTAACAACAGAAAAGACATCATAAAGATAGAGTCTGTCAAAAGAAAAGACTTTCTCAAGGACAAAGAATCCGAAGTATCAAAAATCATAGTGACTGATCCTCTGGCAATTGGCGGAACCCAGACAGACAAGAGCATTCGAAACATCATAGAAACATGGGAGTCTGACATCAAATATTACGAAAACTATCTGTATGATCGAGGACTAATTGTAGGAAGATTCTACGAGATCAAAGACGGCAAAATACTCCCTCATGACTTTGAGGTAACAGAAGATGTTGCACTTGCAATGAAGAGCCTACTATTGGATGTAAACACTGCAAAGGGAATTGTAAACACAAAGGAGTTTCAGGAATATATTTCCCAGTGGGCAGAGCTACTCAACCAACCAATTCCAAAAATAAAACGACTCAGCATAGATATTGAAGTAGAATCTGAAATTGGAAGAATACCAGACCCAAAGATAGCTGAAAAGAGAATCACTGCAGTTGGATTTGAAGGAACGGACGGACTACGACAGATCTTTGTGTTACGCAAGGATGGCTCAACTGATGGTAAAAACGAGCTTCCAGAAGGAGTCAAAGCGACATTTTACGCACAAAATAACGAAAAGAAAATGATAGAGGACACGTTTAGAATAATTGCAGAATATCCCTTTGTCATAACGTACAACGGTGATGAATTTGACATGCCATATTTGTACAACAGGGCAGAAAGGCTTGGCATCAAAAATTCCGACAACCCACTATACATGATGCGAGATTCTGCCACACTAAAGCATGGAGTTCACATTGACTTGTATAGGACAATGTCGAATAGATCATTTCAGATCTATGCATTCTCTCACAAGTATACTGATTTTTCACTAAACAGTGTATCTATGGCATTACTCGGTGAGTCAAAGCTTGACTATGGGGTAGATCTGGACCAGCTGACAAACTACCAGCTTGCCAGCTATTGTTACAATGATTCTCGCATTACATACAAGCTTACAAGCTTTAACAATGATCTGCTGATGAACCTTCTTGTTGTAATATCAAGAATTGCAAGAATGCCAATTGACGATATTGCAAGAATGGGAGTATCACAGTGGATTCGAAGTCTGCTATATTATGAGCACAGACAGCGAAATGCGCTAATTCCAAGGCGCGAAGAACTGGACGCAAAGTCTCAGGGAGTAATGAATGATGCAGTAATCAAGGACAAAAAATATCGTGGAGGACTAGTAATAGATCCTGTTGAGGGGATTCACTTTAATGTCACAGTAATGGACTTTGCTTGCTTTGATGACAAAACCGAGATATTGACAGTTGATGGATGGAAAACATACAACACATTAAAGAAAGGAGACATTGCATTATCTGTCAATTTAAGGACGAATATTGTAGAAAATGACCCCATAAAAGACGTATTTAGGTATAATTACAAAGGTAAGATATTCAGAATAAAAACACCAAGAAAATTAGATTTTGTTTTTACACCCAACCACAGAGTCATCTACAATGCAAAGGTCGGTGGCAATAAATGGAAATGGAATAAAAAACTACAGGTTGAAGAAATACAAAAAATCAACAGATATCACATCGCATTACCATGTTTTGGCGAATGGGTAGGAAAAGAAGGAGAAAAAATAAAAATCAGTAATTTTGTTTTTGAGACCAAATTATGGTTTGAATTTCTTGGTAGATTTCTAGGTGATGGATACCTAAGCAACAGATCTATTCACATATATGAAAACATAAAAAATCGAGATAAAATAAACAATCTCTGCAGCATAATTACAAAGCTAGGTTTTATACCAAAAAAAACCATAATTGCAAAAAAACACAGTATCACCATATCCATACACAATTCGCGTCTTGTTGAATCATTACGTGATCTTTTAGATGGAAAAACACACAGTAAAGATCGTCACATACCAGTCGAATACCTCGATTATTCAATCAAATACCTACAATGTTTGCTAAAAGGACTAATGGATTCTGATGGAAGTACAACTAAAGAGGGAGATAAAACATACTCCACAATTAACAAAAACCTTGCCGATAGTTTTCAACTGTTGGCATTAAAATGTGGATACAATTGTTCAATAAACAAAAGAATCAGTAATGGATTCGGAAAAAAGACTCGTTATTACTTATGTGTGTTGTCTGGATTTAGACAAAAAAAATCCTCGTTTGTAGTATCAAAACAACACCACCACATCACCACAAAACAATATGATGGAAAAATATGGTGTGCTAGTACAAAAAATACAACATTAATCATTAGACGAAACGGCAGGGTCATAGTGACCGGAAATTCACTGTACCCAAGCATAATCAAGGTTAGAAATATTTCATACGAAACCGTCAGATGTGTTCACGACGAATGTAAAAAAAATATCATACCAGATACAAATCACTGGGCATGCACAAAACGAAATGGACTGACATCTATGTTGATTGGTTCTCTTCGTGATCTTCGCGTGAATTATTATAAAAATTTAGCAAAAAATGCAAAGACGTTAGAACAAAAAGAACAATACACAGTAGTCAGTCAAGCACTTAAGGTAATTCTCAATGCAAGCTATGGGGTCATGGGTGCAGAGATTTTTCCATTGTATTTTCTTCCAGCAGCTGAAGCTACAACTGCAGTCGGCAGATACATAATTGTAGAGACAATTAAAGAATGTAAAACAGTTGGAATAGAAGTTTTGTACGGAGACACAGACAGTATTTTCAATAAAAACCCAACACGTGAGCAAATTCAAAAAGTAATTGAATACATCAAGAAAGAATATGGTGTTGATCTTGAAATCGACAAGGAATATCGATACGTTGTGTTAAGTAACAGAAAGAAAAACTATCTTGGAGTAACAAAAGATGGCAAAGTGGATGTCAAGGGACTGACTGGCAAAAAATCCCATACGCCGCCATTTATCAGAAATTTATTTACCGAAATATTGAGCATACTGTCAAAGGTACAGACTGCCCAAGATTTCGAGGCGGCAAAAAAAGAGATCAGCCAAAAAATCTCAACATGTGCAACCAAGGTTAAGGAAAGAAAGATTCCAATTCCAGAACTTGCATTCAATGTCATGATAAGCAAAGCTCCATCAGAATACGACAAAACCATCCCGCAGCACATTCGAGCAGCCAAACTGCTAGAACAGCAACGTGAGATAAAGCGTGGTGATATCATATCCTATGTGAAAATACTTAACAAACCAGGCGTAAAACCCGTAGAAATGGCGCGCCCTGACGAGATTGATTCTGAAAAATATATGGAATTCATGGAATCCACATTGGATCAAATCACATCATCGATGGATTTGGATTTTGACAGCATGGTTGGCAAACCAAAACAAACTGGCCTGGACCAATTTTTCTGGAATTAGATATATCTAGCTGCTGTGATTTCCGCACAACACTTGCCTTAACAGCACGCCAGCATGAATACCATACAATGAATACATACGTCAAGAACCGACGACTTCATTCACGCAGAGGAGTAGCCCCAGTCATTGCTACGCTGTTGCTAGTTGCAATAGCAGTGGTAGGCGGAGCAATCGTCTTTGCGTACTCGCAAAACTTCTTTAGCTCATCACAGCTGAGCGGAAGACCAACAATTGAGGCAGTCAAGATTCTTGGTTATGATGCAAGAGCAATCCCAACAATTGTCAATCAAAATGGCGTTGCATTTACAACTGCAGGAGGAGATGCTGATGCACTAAAAGAAGTAGACGAAGAGATAGCAGTCTATGTCAAAAATGATTCTGTCCAATCTATCACTATAGGTGAATTAAGATTTGGAGGCCAGACATACACGTATACTACCAATCCAGCAACACTAGGAGCTTTAACTGCAGGACAATATACCATTGCGGGAAGCGGTGCCGGTGACGGTATCATAAACAATCCCGTTGCAGAAGTTCTACCTGGGCAAACACTCAGTGTAGTTGTAGCACTTAGCGAAGACATGAAGTCAGGACGAGACACACAATTCAAGATTACCACTACCAACGGAGCCGTATTCGTAGGCACCGTTGTGATAGGACAACAGAGTGGTTAATCCTCTCTTTTTCTTTTTATGGAGGCACAAAAAATGATAAAAACCTCTGAAAAAGCCTTTTTGATTTTATCAATAATGTTCATCATGTTGTCTGGAAACCTTGTCATGGTTTCCGCACAGCAAGAAAACTCTAATCTAATTTTAAGAATTGACATAAGCCCATCAAG from Candidatus Nitrosotenuis aquarius encodes:
- a CDS encoding DEAD/DEAH box helicase produces the protein MTEYITHKFIKPNQVESREYQVSLANQAKSENCLIVLPTGLGKTTVALQVIAEYLSRGTGGVLFLAPTRVLTNQHYEFLKNNLNLDDIGLLTGEDTLAKRKKSWANSVICATPEITKNDLDRGIVSVDQFSLVIFDEAHRTIGDYAYSGIAQRFAGKNVRIMGMTATLPAEKDKATEIITTLRIANVAQKTEDSPDVAPHIQKTNTNWVKVDLPQEMKEVQFYLRKALEVRHHELTKCGLRLSANVSLSQLLRARDFVIRQNRRAAKPLFTAIRLHYALNILESHGVTSFLRFCDRTREKKGVGIKDLFENDSNFIRALAYAKDAQKKGIEHSKIVKLAEIIKGLSGRAIVFTSYRDSVEIIHDKLVNLGVSAGFLIGKAGETGLKQKQQVETVQKFRDGKYQVLIATRVGEEGLDISEVNDVIFFDNVPSSIRFVQRKGRTGRKSAGNLTVLIAKGTIDEAYYWVGQRKMKSAQTMGERLTKDLQKQSENTPAGLDAYF
- a CDS encoding deoxycytidylate deaminase, coding for MCASFERPSWDEYFMLQAELAKLRSNCMTRQVGAVIVRNNRQIATGYNGTPPGVKNCFEGGCKRCQLRMEGKIESGASLDRCLCNHAEANAIMHCAIMGIEAGTKDATLYTTFVPCLECSKMAITIGVKRIVCLDTYPETDYDLMNDAGIEIIRLDKKKVQRWASTLLDEPKR
- a CDS encoding DNA polymerase domain-containing protein; its protein translation is MQVQEQTLKTLGPSLLVSATYDNQKQAAILKFYDPQSQKVILWADEIGHKPYCYSKLHPEELSFLNNRKDIIKIESVKRKDFLKDKESEVSKIIVTDPLAIGGTQTDKSIRNIIETWESDIKYYENYLYDRGLIVGRFYEIKDGKILPHDFEVTEDVALAMKSLLLDVNTAKGIVNTKEFQEYISQWAELLNQPIPKIKRLSIDIEVESEIGRIPDPKIAEKRITAVGFEGTDGLRQIFVLRKDGSTDGKNELPEGVKATFYAQNNEKKMIEDTFRIIAEYPFVITYNGDEFDMPYLYNRAERLGIKNSDNPLYMMRDSATLKHGVHIDLYRTMSNRSFQIYAFSHKYTDFSLNSVSMALLGESKLDYGVDLDQLTNYQLASYCYNDSRITYKLTSFNNDLLMNLLVVISRIARMPIDDIARMGVSQWIRSLLYYEHRQRNALIPRREELDAKSQGVMNDAVIKDKKYRGGLVIDPVEGIHFNVTVMDFACFDDKTEILTVDGWKTYNTLKKGDIALSVNLRTNIVENDPIKDVFRYNYKGKIFRIKTPRKLDFVFTPNHRVIYNAKVGGNKWKWNKKLQVEEIQKINRYHIALPCFGEWVGKEGEKIKISNFVFETKLWFEFLGRFLGDGYLSNRSIHIYENIKNRDKINNLCSIITKLGFIPKKTIIAKKHSITISIHNSRLVESLRDLLDGKTHSKDRHIPVEYLDYSIKYLQCLLKGLMDSDGSTTKEGDKTYSTINKNLADSFQLLALKCGYNCSINKRISNGFGKKTRYYLCVLSGFRQKKSSFVVSKQHHHITTKQYDGKIWCASTKNTTLIIRRNGRVIVTGNSLYPSIIKVRNISYETVRCVHDECKKNIIPDTNHWACTKRNGLTSMLIGSLRDLRVNYYKNLAKNAKTLEQKEQYTVVSQALKVILNASYGVMGAEIFPLYFLPAAEATTAVGRYIIVETIKECKTVGIEVLYGDTDSIFNKNPTREQIQKVIEYIKKEYGVDLEIDKEYRYVVLSNRKKNYLGVTKDGKVDVKGLTGKKSHTPPFIRNLFTEILSILSKVQTAQDFEAAKKEISQKISTCATKVKERKIPIPELAFNVMISKAPSEYDKTIPQHIRAAKLLEQQREIKRGDIISYVKILNKPGVKPVEMARPDEIDSEKYMEFMESTLDQITSSMDLDFDSMVGKPKQTGLDQFFWN
- a CDS encoding archaellin/type IV pilin N-terminal domain-containing protein; this translates as MNTYVKNRRLHSRRGVAPVIATLLLVAIAVVGGAIVFAYSQNFFSSSQLSGRPTIEAVKILGYDARAIPTIVNQNGVAFTTAGGDADALKEVDEEIAVYVKNDSVQSITIGELRFGGQTYTYTTNPATLGALTAGQYTIAGSGAGDGIINNPVAEVLPGQTLSVVVALSEDMKSGRDTQFKITTTNGAVFVGTVVIGQQSG